The DNA region CGACCTCCGGCCGGACGGCTCCATGCTGCTGAACATGCGCTACTTCGACTTTGCCACCGGCCTGACCATGTGCTGCGACAGAAGCTGGGAAAAGCTCTTCGGCGTGCCCAGAAGGCAACCGGAAAGCGAGATCTCCCAGGAGTACATGGATATGGCCCTGGCCATCCAGCAGGTCACCGAGGAGGTCATGGACCGCCTCGCCAGGACCGCGCGCGAGCTCACCGGCAGCGCCAACCTGGTCATGGCCGGCGGCGTGGCCCTCAACTGCGTGGCCAACGGCAAGCTCATCCGCGAGAAGATATTCGACAACGTCTGGGTGCAGCCGGCTGCCGGCGATGCCGGCGGCGCTCTGGGCGCGGCCCTGGCTGCCTGGCACATCGCGTTTGGTGCGGAAAGAAAGACCCCGGAGCAGCCCGACTTCATGCAGGGCTCCTACCTGGGGCCCATCTACGGCGAAGGGTATGTGCTGCGCACCTTGCGCAAGCACTCGGCCCCGGCGACCAAGTATAATGACTTTTCCGAGCTGTGCGCTGTGGTGGCACAGAAGATCGCCGACGGCGCCGCTGTGGGCTGGTACCGCGGCCGCATGGAGTGGGGACCCCGCGCCCTGGGCAACCGCTCCATCCTGGGCGATCCCCGCGACCCGGATACGCAGAAGAAGCTCAACCTCAAGATCAAGTATCGCGAAGGGTTCCGGCCGTTCGCGCCCTCGGTGCTGGCCGAGCACGCCGATGACTGGTTCGAGCTGGATGGCGTGCCCTCGCCGTACATGCTCGTGGTCGCGCCCGTGGCCGAGCCGCATCGCAAACCCTTACCCGAAAACTACAACGAGCTGTCGCTCTACGAGCGCCTCTACATCCAGCGCTCCGACATCCCGGCCGTGACCCACGTGGACTACTCCGCGCGCATTCAGACCGTGCACAAGGAGACGAATCCCGAGTACTACGCGCTCATCAGCGCCTTCCACGAGTTGACGGGCTGCCCCCTGGTGGTCAATACCTCGTTCAACGTGCGCGGCGAACCCATCGTCTGTACGCCGGAAGACGCCTACCGCTGCTTCATGCGCACGGAGATGGACTGCCTCGTGCTCGGCAGCTACCTGCTGGACAAAACCGCCCAACCCGAATGGCGGGAAAGCGGCGACTGGCGCGACGAGTACGAGCTCGATTAGTTATTGAAAGAATCCGGGGCGCTGCCCCGGCCCCCGCAAGGGAGCACGGCTCCCTTGACCTTGATTGGGGCGGATTCTCTTCCGCCTACCCCACAAGCTCATCCGCAAATAGGGGCGCAGGCCCACAGGATGAGCACAGGGATATACTTGATCCGTTGTCACAGGAATGTGCGGCGGCTCATGTAGCCTCTGGCATTTCGCACCGGGCGTAGCCCGGTCCGGCAGCCGGGATTTCGCGCACCGCGCGGAACACCGGCCGAGTAACGGGTCCAGGGAGCAGTACTCCCTGGCGGGGCGTGGGGCGGAGCCCCACACCAACATGCACCACCAAACACCACGCGAGACCATGACTGACCACATCCAGTACGACGACGCGGCCAAGGCCCTGAAGCTGCTCGACCAGCGACTTTTGCCCTGCACCGAGGAGACCTTCGTGTGCCGCACCACCGAGGACATCGTGTACGCCCTGCAGACCATGGTCGTGCGCGGCGCACCGGCCATCGGCGTGACGGCGGCGTACGGGTGCCACCTCGCGGCCCTGGAGATTCTGGCCGAGACCGGCGGCGAGGGTGACTGGAAGACCAAACTTCTGGAGAAGCTGGAGATCATTGCCGAGGCCCGGCCCACGGCCGTGAACCTGCGCTGGGCCGTTGTCCGCGCCAAGGACGCCTGGGACGCCCGGGGCGACGTCTCCCTGCCCGACCTGGCCGCGGCCTGGCTGGAGCTGGCCCGGACCATCCAGCAGGACGACATCGAGAGCTGCATGGCCATCGGCCGATTCGGCGGCGTGCTCTTCAACGACGGCGATACGATCATGACCCACTGCAACGCTGGTGCCCTGGCCACGGCCGGCTACGGCACGGCCCTCGGTGTCATCCGCGGGGCCATCGACCAGGGCAAGCACGTCCAGGTCATCGCCAATGAGACCCGGCCCTTCCTGCAGGGCGCGCGGCTCACGGCCTACGAGCTGCACAAGGACAACATTCCGGTGACCATTGCCTGCGACAACGCCTGCGCCCTGCTCATGAAGAAGGGCATGGTCCAGGGCGTGGTGGTTGGCGCCGACCGCATTACGGCCAACGGCGATGCCGTAAATAAGATTGGTACCTATGGCGTGGCTGTGCTCGCCAAGCAGCACGGCATCCCGTTCTATGTGGCCGCGCCGCTTTCCACCATTGACCGCGACACCCCCACGGGCGACGACGTGCCCATCGAAGACCGTACCCCCCGCGAGGTTACCCACGTGGGCGACGTGCAGATCTGCCCCACGGACGTGCCGGTCTACAACTTCGCCTTCGACCCCACGCCCAACGAGCTCATCACCGCCATCGTCACCGAACGCGGCGTGCTCCGAGCCCCGTATACCGAGTCCATCAATAAAGCCTTTGACGAAGCGGGGCTGTAGCTGATAGCTCCACCACGCTGGCGAAGTCCGGGGGACTCTATCCCCCGGCCCCCTGCCGTGGATCACTGGTCCCCGGACCCCAATATATCAGGGTCCAGGGAACCAAGTTCCCTGGCGGGAGCGCGAGGGCAGCGCCCTCGCATTACTCAATAATTCAATCCGACGCCGTCCCTCTGACAGGACAGACAGGGGGGCGGCGTTTGTGATATATGGATATCCCATGCAAACGCTTCCACTTGTAGCGCTCATCGGCCGGCCCAACGTGGGCAAGTCCACCATGTTCAACCGCATGGTCGGCCGCAACCGCGCCATCACGCACGACAGGCCCGGCGTCACCCGCGACCGCATGTACGGCGAGGTGCGCCGCAAGGGCGAACGGGACTTCGGTCTCGTGGACACGGGCGGCTTTGCCCTGGACGACGCCGGCGAGTCCGTGCGCTGGGACGCCAAGGGTCCGGAGGGGCTCAAGGGGTTCGAGGCCGAGGTCTATGAGCAGGCGCGCATCGCCCTGGACGAGGCCGACGTGCTGGTGCTGGTGGTGGACGGCCGCGAGGGCATGTCCCCGCTGGACGCCCGCCTGGCCGACCATCTGCGCGGCTCGGGCAAGCCCGTGCTGCTGGCCGTGAACAAGGTGGACGGCGAGGAACGGGAGAGTGAGCTGACGGCCGAGTTCTACGCCCTGGGGCTGGAGCCCATCGCGGTGTCCGCGGCCCACGGCATGAACATGAACGGCCTGCTGGACGCCATCCGCGAGAGGCTGCCCGAGGAGAAGGAAGCAGGGGAGGAGG from Oceanidesulfovibrio marinus includes:
- a CDS encoding carbamoyltransferase family protein, which encodes MADAILGISAFYHDSAAALLLDGEIIAAAHEERFTRKKHDERFPRHAVKYVMAEAGLTPGDLKAVAFYDKPYLKFERLLETYHAYAPKGLTSFLSSMPVWIKEKLFMKKMLREELADIGPGSAPFLFPEHHLSHVASAFYPSPFEDAAVLTVDGVGEWATTTIATGRGKNITIEKQLDFPHSLGLLYSAFTYYTGFKVNSGEYKLMGLAPYGNPESERTQRWRQLILDELIDLRPDGSMLLNMRYFDFATGLTMCCDRSWEKLFGVPRRQPESEISQEYMDMALAIQQVTEEVMDRLARTARELTGSANLVMAGGVALNCVANGKLIREKIFDNVWVQPAAGDAGGALGAALAAWHIAFGAERKTPEQPDFMQGSYLGPIYGEGYVLRTLRKHSAPATKYNDFSELCAVVAQKIADGAAVGWYRGRMEWGPRALGNRSILGDPRDPDTQKKLNLKIKYREGFRPFAPSVLAEHADDWFELDGVPSPYMLVVAPVAEPHRKPLPENYNELSLYERLYIQRSDIPAVTHVDYSARIQTVHKETNPEYYALISAFHELTGCPLVVNTSFNVRGEPIVCTPEDAYRCFMRTEMDCLVLGSYLLDKTAQPEWRESGDWRDEYELD
- the mtnA gene encoding S-methyl-5-thioribose-1-phosphate isomerase → MTDHIQYDDAAKALKLLDQRLLPCTEETFVCRTTEDIVYALQTMVVRGAPAIGVTAAYGCHLAALEILAETGGEGDWKTKLLEKLEIIAEARPTAVNLRWAVVRAKDAWDARGDVSLPDLAAAWLELARTIQQDDIESCMAIGRFGGVLFNDGDTIMTHCNAGALATAGYGTALGVIRGAIDQGKHVQVIANETRPFLQGARLTAYELHKDNIPVTIACDNACALLMKKGMVQGVVVGADRITANGDAVNKIGTYGVAVLAKQHGIPFYVAAPLSTIDRDTPTGDDVPIEDRTPREVTHVGDVQICPTDVPVYNFAFDPTPNELITAIVTERGVLRAPYTESINKAFDEAGL